A single window of Nicotiana sylvestris chromosome 5, ASM39365v2, whole genome shotgun sequence DNA harbors:
- the LOC138869331 gene encoding uncharacterized protein, which translates to MPEPVVLKAKAPTPRPHPPYPQRLSKKNGENQFKKFIDMMKSLSLNVPLVEALEQMPSYAKFMKDLVTKKRSMNCETIKMKHQVSHIVHSMAPKLEDPRAFTIPCTIGSVDFAKALRDLGVSINFMPYLVFKILGIGQPRPTMRLQMVDRTMKRTLGIIDDVLVSVDKFILPDFVIVDCEVDYEVPIILGRPFLATGKALVDVEAGRVHIVGSIKEEKSNWMDLGGYPQHKLHLLLAESAFYCFLSGYSGYNQILIAPEDLEKTTFTCPSMIGAYLLRSCVTLVMWRLELFLDINKIFHPVYYASKTINDAQVNYTVTEKELLAIVFAMEKFHPYLMGTKVIVHTDHVVLWYLMSKKYSKARLMRWVILLQEFDLETQDRKGSENQVADHLSRLEEEGRPHDGLEINDSFPDEQLLAISMTRMPWFANLVNYLVSGIVPNEFSAN; encoded by the exons ATGCCGGAACCGGTAGTGctaaaggctaaggcaccaacgCCAAGGCCTCatcctccataccctcaaaggcttTCCAAGAAAAATGGCgagaaccaattcaaaaagtttattgacatgatgaagagtttgtctCTCAATGTACCATTGGTTGAGGCTTTAGAGCAAATGCCGAGTTATGCAAAGTTTATGAAGGACTTGGTCACCAAGAAGAGGTCAATGAATTGTGAGACCATTAAGATGAAACATCAAGTGAGTCatattgtgcactcaatggctccgaAATTGGAAGATCCGAGAgctttcacaatcccttgcacTATTGGGAGCGTCGATTTTGCCAAAGCTCTGCGTGATCTAGGGGTGAGTATCAACTTTATGCCCTACTTGGTGTTCAAAATTTTAGGGATTGGACAACCAAGACCCaccatgaggttgcaaatggtggATCGTACAATGAAGAGGACATTGGGTATTATTGACGATGTGTTGGTTAGTGTTGACAAGTTCATCCTACCGGACTTTGTGATTgttgattgtgaagtggactatgaggtgcctattattttgggaagacctttcctagctacggggaaggctcttgttgatgtggaagccg GTAGAGTCCATATCGTAGGTTCTATAAAGGAGGAAAAgagcaattggatggaccttggtGGATATCCGCAGCATAAGCTTCACCTTTT gttggccgaaagtgctttctattgttttctcaGTGGGTATTCTggctacaatcaaattctcattgctccagaagatctagaaaagaccactttcacttgtccctctatg attggagcttaccttttgagatcatgtgtgacgctagtgatgTGGCGGTTGGAGCTGTTTTTGGATatcaacaaaatcttccatccggtctactatgctagcAAGACCATAAATGATGCCCAAGTCAATTACACAGTAACCGAAAAGGAGCTACTTGCTATTGTCTTTGCTATGGAGAAGTTTCACCCGTATTTAATGGGTACAAAGGTAATTGTTCACACCGACCATGTGGTGCTTTGGTATCTGATGAGCAAGAAATATTCTAAGGCAAGGTTGAtgcggtgggtgattctattgcaagagtttgatctagagacTCAAGACCgcaagggtagtgaaaatcaagtggcggaccacttgtctcgattggaggaggaggggaggccacatgaTGGCCTTGAGATTAATGATTCCTTCCCCGACGAGCAATTGCTAGCCATTTCAATGACCAGAATGCCATGGTTTGCCAACTTAGTAAACTATCTTGTGAGTGGCATTGTACCGAATGAGTTCTCTGCAaactaa